One Micromonospora eburnea genomic region harbors:
- a CDS encoding aldehyde dehydrogenase family protein: MALRIADGTSWSDTLARAVAAAPEAFGTAPDGGAVLHNLIEGEWRAVGAPTPARTPIDNTVLVHLARLDADAARAAVAHAAAAHADWARTPLAERKARVGAALDALTAHRDLLAMLLVWEIGKPWRLACADVDRALDGVRWYVQEIDRMLADGREPLPGPVSNIASWNYPMSVLVHAELVQLLAGNAVIAKTPSQGGAVCLTVAHALLRRAGLPATLLSGGGEELSEVLVRAPEIGAVAFVGGRSNGGKVAAALLDSDKRHFIEQEGLNAWGIWNFSQWDLLATHLKKGFEYGKQRCTAYPRFVVQRDLVDEFLDMYLPVVRSVRFGHPLAVDETWQAGDPLPELDFGPLISAAKAEELRRKVDEAVRGGAVPLHRGKLDDAPFLDGQDTSAYVAPAVLLAPPGRSRLMHAEPFGPVDTIVVVDTTDELLAQMNASNGALVASLACDDEELAGKLAVDLQAFKVGINKPRSRGDREEPFGGRGASWKGAFVGGDLLVQAVTVGGDGRLYGNFPDYSSYPAT, encoded by the coding sequence ATGGCTCTCAGAATCGCCGACGGCACCTCCTGGTCCGACACCCTCGCCCGCGCGGTGGCCGCCGCGCCGGAGGCCTTCGGCACCGCGCCCGACGGCGGCGCCGTCCTGCACAACCTGATCGAGGGCGAGTGGCGGGCGGTCGGCGCGCCGACCCCGGCCCGTACCCCGATCGACAACACCGTGCTCGTGCACCTGGCCCGACTCGACGCCGACGCGGCGCGGGCGGCCGTCGCCCACGCCGCCGCCGCGCACGCCGACTGGGCGCGTACCCCGCTCGCCGAGCGCAAGGCCCGGGTCGGCGCGGCCCTCGACGCGCTCACCGCCCACCGCGACCTGCTCGCCATGCTGCTGGTCTGGGAGATCGGCAAGCCGTGGCGGCTGGCCTGCGCCGACGTCGACCGCGCCCTGGACGGCGTGCGCTGGTACGTGCAGGAGATCGACCGGATGCTGGCCGACGGCCGCGAGCCGCTGCCCGGCCCGGTCAGCAACATCGCCTCCTGGAACTACCCGATGAGCGTGCTGGTGCACGCCGAACTGGTGCAGTTGCTCGCCGGCAACGCGGTGATCGCCAAGACCCCGTCCCAGGGCGGCGCGGTCTGCCTCACCGTGGCACACGCGCTGCTGCGCCGCGCCGGGCTGCCCGCCACCCTGCTCTCCGGCGGCGGCGAGGAACTGTCCGAGGTGCTGGTACGCGCCCCGGAAATCGGCGCGGTGGCGTTCGTCGGCGGCCGCTCCAACGGCGGCAAGGTGGCCGCGGCGCTGCTCGACTCCGACAAGCGGCACTTCATCGAGCAGGAGGGGCTCAACGCCTGGGGCATCTGGAACTTCTCCCAGTGGGACCTGCTCGCCACCCACCTGAAGAAGGGCTTCGAGTACGGCAAGCAGCGCTGCACCGCGTACCCGCGGTTCGTGGTCCAGCGGGACCTGGTCGACGAGTTCCTGGACATGTACCTGCCGGTGGTCCGATCGGTCCGATTCGGCCATCCACTCGCGGTGGACGAGACCTGGCAGGCCGGCGACCCGCTGCCCGAGCTGGACTTCGGGCCGCTGATCAGCGCGGCCAAGGCCGAAGAGCTGCGCCGCAAGGTCGACGAGGCGGTACGCGGCGGCGCGGTGCCGCTGCACCGGGGCAAGCTGGACGACGCGCCCTTCCTCGACGGGCAGGACACCTCGGCGTACGTGGCGCCGGCGGTGCTGCTCGCCCCACCCGGCCGGTCCCGGCTGATGCACGCCGAGCCGTTCGGCCCGGTCGACACCATCGTCGTGGTGGACACCACCGACGAGCTGTTGGCCCAGATGAACGCCTCCAACGGCGCGCTGGTCGCCTCCCTCGCCTGCGACGACGAGGAACTGGCCGGGAAGCTCGCGGTCGACCTCCAGGCGTTCAAGGTGGGCATCAACAAGCCGCGCTCCCGGGGCGACCGGGAGGAGCCGTTCGGCGGCCGGGGCGCGTCCTGGAAGGGTGCCTTCGTCGGCGGGGACCTGCTGGTGCAGGCGGTCACCGTGGGCGGGGACGGCCGGCTCTACGGCAACTTCCCCGACTACAGCAGCTACCCGGCGACCTGA